The window CGCGGAGGGCAGCCAGGTGTGGAGCGGGAAGACCGGCACCTTGACGGCGAGCCCGGCGACGAGCAGCGCGGCGACGAGGGTCTGGGTGCCGACGGGTATGCCGGTGCGCCCACCCTGGGCGAGGACGTCGAGGTCGGCGGTCCCCGCCTTGGCGACGAGCGCGAGGATCCCGACGAGCATCAGGGTGGACCCGAACGCGGTGTAGAGGACGAAGCGGCCGCCGGCGTCGGCTCGGGCCCGCGCGTCGTGGGGGTCGCCGTACCGGGTGATGAGGACCCACATCGGGACGAGCACCAGCTCGAAGGCCACGAAGAACAGCACGGCGTCGCGGGCGTAGAACGTCGCGAGCGCACCGAACTCGACCAGCAGCAGGCAGGCGTGGAAGGCGCCGGTCGTCCCCCCGGTGGGCGGCCGGTCGAGGGTGTGCAGCACGACGCCGACCCCGAGCAGCGCGGTCATCAGCAACAGGGGTGCGCTGATGCCGTCGACCGCGAGCTGCCAGCGCAGCCCGAGCGAGGGGACCCACGCCCTGTCGACGGTGGGGCGCACGATGACGGCCACGATGACGGCGCCGAGGGTGACGACGCTGGCGGCGGTGGCCACGCCGTTCGCGGCCCGGTGGCCGAGGCGCCGCCCGGCGGTGAGAAGCCAGACCGCCACCGCGGCCGGCACCACGAGGCTGACGAGGATCACCACAGCGCCACCCCCGCGAGGGCGACGGCGACGACCCCGGCCACGACCCAGGCCAGCCCGGAGGCGGCGCGCTCGCGGTCGTGCACCCGCTGGCCACCACGGCCGGACCAGCGGGCGGCGACCGCGGCGCCGCGCACGTAGGCGTCGACGACGTCCCGGTCGAGGACGACGACGAGCCGCGCCAGCGCCAGCACGGGGGTGGCGACGGCGGCGACGTAGAGCCGGTCGACGCCGAGGCCGCGGTCGAACAGCGGGCGGCGGGCGCCGACGAGCCTGGTGGCGGGGTCGGGGTCGTCGACGAGCGGGACCGAGCGCACCGCGAGCGCAGCGCCCACGATGAGCAGGACGCTGAGCAGCGCCACGAGCCACCCGATGTGTCCGCGCAGGTCGAGCAGCGGCGTCAGGACGACCAGGCCCCCGACCACCGACAGCACCGCCAGGACGGTGACCGCCGTGCGCACCGGCCGCGTGGCCGTGTCGGTCTCGTGCCGGGTGACGTCGGTGGTGGCGAGGTCGTCGAGGACGAGCCACGCGCGCATGCAGTAGGCGGCGGTCAGCGGCACGGTGACGATGCCGGCGAGGAGCACCAGCCAGGCACGGGCGTCCCCGGCCGACACGCCGGCCTCGGCCGCGCCGAGCACGTGCTCCTTGGACACGAAGCCCACGAGCGGGGGCACCCCGGCGAGCGAGAGCAGGCCGACGAACATGGCCGGGCGGATCACGAGGTGGCCGCGCAGGCTGCCGCGCAGCGCGGTCGCGGCGGTCCCGCCGACGGTCACGCTGAGCCACCCGATCGCGAGGAAGAGCAGCGCCTTGAAGAACGCGTGCGAGTACAGGTGCAGCACCCCGGCGCCCGGACCCTCGTCGGCCGGGCCCACCGCGAGCGCGGAGAGCATGAGCGCCACCTGCGAGAGGGTCGAGTAGGCGAGCAGGCGCTTGAGGTCGGACTGCCCGAAGGCCAGCACCGCGGCGTACACCATCGTCACGGCGGTGCTCACCGCGAGCAGCCACCGCGCCCCGTCACTGGCCACGAGGACGTCGAAGAGCTGCGCGAGGACGAACGTGCCCGCGGCGACCATGGTCGCCGCGTGGATGAGCGCGGACGCGGGCGTCGGGCCCTCCATCGCGTCGGGCAGCCAGTCGTGGAACGGCACCATGCCGGACTTGCCGAGCACGCCCACGACGAGGAGGGCGATGCCGACCTTCGACAGCGTCCCGGGCGCCCCCGCGAGCACCTCCTGGTATGCCGTGGTGCCGGCGTCCGTGGCGAGCAGCACCACCCCGAGCACGAACCCGACGTCGGCCAGGCGGGTGACGAGGAACGCCTTGAGCGCGGCGCGGCGCGCGGACTCCTTGCGGCTCCAGTGGCCGATGAGGAGGTAGGAGCACCAGCCCATGACCTCCCACCCGACCAGGGTCAGGACCAGGTCGGCGGACTGGACGGTGAGCAGCATCCCCGCGCAGAACAGCGACACGGTGGCGGCGAAGGTGCCGTAGCGGTCGTCGTCGCGCAGGTACCAGCCGGCGAACGCCTGCACCGCCCAGCCGACCACCGCGACCACGACGGCGACGAGGGCGGGGGCGTCGGTCGCCTGCAGCTGCAACGGGATCCGCAGCTCGCCGGCCTCGAGCGAGGGCAGCAGGTGCAGCGCCTGCACCGGACCGGCCGAGTGGACGGCGACCAGCTCGACGAGGGCAACGAGGAGCGTGAGCAGGGAGCCGACGGTGGCGACGGCCCGGGCGGTGCGCGGTCGCGGCCGGCGTGCGACCAGCAGGCCCACCAGCGCGGCGGCGGCGGGGACGAGGACGACCAGTCGGGCCGCGGCGCCGCTCACGGGCGGTCCGCCTCGAGGTCGACGTCACCGCGCAGGCGGAAGACGGCCAGCACGACGGCGAGCGCCACGCAGACCTCGGCCGCGGCGATGGTGATCACGA is drawn from Phycicoccus sp. M110.8 and contains these coding sequences:
- a CDS encoding NADH-quinone oxidoreductase subunit L — its product is MSGAAARLVVLVPAAAALVGLLVARRPRPRTARAVATVGSLLTLLVALVELVAVHSAGPVQALHLLPSLEAGELRIPLQLQATDAPALVAVVVAVVGWAVQAFAGWYLRDDDRYGTFAATVSLFCAGMLLTVQSADLVLTLVGWEVMGWCSYLLIGHWSRKESARRAALKAFLVTRLADVGFVLGVVLLATDAGTTAYQEVLAGAPGTLSKVGIALLVVGVLGKSGMVPFHDWLPDAMEGPTPASALIHAATMVAAGTFVLAQLFDVLVASDGARWLLAVSTAVTMVYAAVLAFGQSDLKRLLAYSTLSQVALMLSALAVGPADEGPGAGVLHLYSHAFFKALLFLAIGWLSVTVGGTAATALRGSLRGHLVIRPAMFVGLLSLAGVPPLVGFVSKEHVLGAAEAGVSAGDARAWLVLLAGIVTVPLTAAYCMRAWLVLDDLATTDVTRHETDTATRPVRTAVTVLAVLSVVGGLVVLTPLLDLRGHIGWLVALLSVLLIVGAALAVRSVPLVDDPDPATRLVGARRPLFDRGLGVDRLYVAAVATPVLALARLVVVLDRDVVDAYVRGAAVAARWSGRGGQRVHDRERAASGLAWVVAGVVAVALAGVALW